A region of Arabidopsis thaliana chromosome 5, partial sequence DNA encodes the following proteins:
- a CDS encoding Protein kinase superfamily protein (Protein kinase superfamily protein; FUNCTIONS IN: protein kinase activity, kinase activity, ATP binding; INVOLVED IN: protein amino acid phosphorylation; CONTAINS InterPro DOMAIN/s: Protein kinase, catalytic domain (InterPro:IPR000719), Serine/threonine-protein kinase-like domain (InterPro:IPR017442), Protein kinase-like domain (InterPro:IPR011009); BEST Arabidopsis thaliana protein match is: Leucine-rich repeat protein kinase family protein (TAIR:AT1G64210.1); Has 35333 Blast hits to 34131 proteins in 2444 species: Archae - 798; Bacteria - 22429; Metazoa - 974; Fungi - 991; Plants - 531; Viruses - 0; Other Eukaryotes - 9610 (source: NCBI BLink).), which translates to MMACCLRNKRRMKGKLSWKSKKRDLSHSGNWAPEDDNDEGKIVFFGGSNYTFDLDDLLAASAEILGKGAHVTTYKVAVEDTATVVVKRLEEVVVGRREFEQQMEIVGRIRHDNVAELKAYYYSKIDKLAVYSYYSQGNLFEMLHGESQVPLDWESRLRIAIGAARGLAIIHEADDGKFVHGNIKSSNIFTNSKCYGCICDLGLTHITKSLPQTTLRSSGYHAPEITDTRKSTQFSDVYSFGVVLLELLTGKSPASPLSLDENMDLASWIRSVVSKEWTGEVFDNELMMQMGIEEELVEMLQIGLACVALKPQDRPHITHIVKLIQDIPTNFNL; encoded by the exons ATGATGGCTTGTTGCTTGCGAAATAAACGGCGCATGAAAGGTAAACTCTCATGGAagtcaaagaagagagatttgtCTCATTCAGGAAACTGGGCACCAGAAGATGACAATGATGAAGGGAAAATCGTTTTCTTTGGAGGAAGTAACTATACCTTTGATTTGGATGATTTGTTAGCTGCATCTGCAGAAATTTTGGGGAAAGGCGCTCATGTTACAACCTACAAAGTAGCTGTGGAAGACACAGCCACGGTAGTAGTGAAGAGATTGGAGGAGGTGGTTGTTGGGAGAAGAGAGTTTGAGCAACAAATGGAGATCGTTGGTAGAATCAGGCATGATAATGTAGCCGAGCTTAAAGCCTACTACTATTCCAAGATCGATAAGCTCGCTGTTTACAGTTATTACAGTCAAGGAAACCTATTTGAGATGCTGCACG GAGAGAGCCAAGTACCTTTAGATTGGGAGTCCCGTTTAAGAATCGCCATTGGTGCAGCAAGAGGGTTGGCTATAATCCACGAAGCAGACGACGGGAAGTTTGTCCACGGTAACATCAAATCCTCCAATATCTTCACGAACTCGAAATGCTACGGCTGCATCTGCGATCTCGGCTTAACACACATCACGAAATCTCTCCCGCAGACTACCTTACGTTCTTCGGGTTACCACGCACCTGAGATAACAGATACAAGAAAGTCCACACAGTTCTCTGATGTATACAGCTTCGGGGTGGTGTTACTCGAGCTTCTAACAGGGAAATCACCCGCGAGTCCGCTATCACTAGACGAAAACATGGACTTGGCGAGCTGGATAAGGTCAGTGGTGTCGAAAGAGTGGACAGGAGAAGTATTCGATAATGAGCTAATGATGCAAATGGGTATAGAAGAAGAGTTGGTTGAGATGTTGCAAATAGGTTTGGCTTGTGTTGCCTTAAAACCTCAAGATCGACCTCATATAACACACATTGTAAAATTGATACAAGACATTCCAACAAACTTCAATCTTTAA
- a CDS encoding Protein kinase superfamily protein (Protein kinase superfamily protein; FUNCTIONS IN: protein serine/threonine kinase activity, protein kinase activity, kinase activity, ATP binding; INVOLVED IN: protein amino acid phosphorylation; CONTAINS InterPro DOMAIN/s: Protein kinase, catalytic domain (InterPro:IPR000719), Serine/threonine-protein kinase domain (InterPro:IPR002290), Tyrosine-protein kinase, catalytic domain (InterPro:IPR020635), Serine/threonine-protein kinase-like domain (InterPro:IPR017442), Protein kinase-like domain (InterPro:IPR011009); BEST Arabidopsis thaliana protein match is: Leucine-rich repeat protein kinase family protein (TAIR:AT1G64210.1); Has 35333 Blast hits to 34131 proteins in 2444 species: Archae - 798; Bacteria - 22429; Metazoa - 974; Fungi - 991; Plants - 531; Viruses - 0; Other Eukaryotes - 9610 (source: NCBI BLink).) → MMACCLRNKRRMKGKLSWKSKKRDLSHSGNWAPEDDNDEGKIVFFGGSNYTFDLDDLLAASAEILGKGAHVTTYKVAVEDTATVVVKRLEEVVVGRREFEQQMEIVGRIRHDNVAELKAYYYSKIDKLAVYSYYSQGNLFEMLHGKLSFCIPLSMLLWYAVSKTNNSTFAGESQVPLDWESRLRIAIGAARGLAIIHEADDGKFVHGNIKSSNIFTNSKCYGCICDLGLTHITKSLPQTTLRSSGYHAPEITDTRKSTQFSDVYSFGVVLLELLTGKSPASPLSLDENMDLASWIRSVVSKEWTGEVFDNELMMQMGIEEELVEMLQIGLACVALKPQDRPHITHIVKLIQDIPTNFNL, encoded by the coding sequence ATGATGGCTTGTTGCTTGCGAAATAAACGGCGCATGAAAGGTAAACTCTCATGGAagtcaaagaagagagatttgtCTCATTCAGGAAACTGGGCACCAGAAGATGACAATGATGAAGGGAAAATCGTTTTCTTTGGAGGAAGTAACTATACCTTTGATTTGGATGATTTGTTAGCTGCATCTGCAGAAATTTTGGGGAAAGGCGCTCATGTTACAACCTACAAAGTAGCTGTGGAAGACACAGCCACGGTAGTAGTGAAGAGATTGGAGGAGGTGGTTGTTGGGAGAAGAGAGTTTGAGCAACAAATGGAGATCGTTGGTAGAATCAGGCATGATAATGTAGCCGAGCTTAAAGCCTACTACTATTCCAAGATCGATAAGCTCGCTGTTTACAGTTATTACAGTCAAGGAAACCTATTTGAGATGCTGCACGGTAAGCTATCTTTCTGTATTCCGTTGTCTATGCTTCTTTGGTATGCAGTATCGAAAACCAATAACTCAACTTTTGCAGGAGAGAGCCAAGTACCTTTAGATTGGGAGTCCCGTTTAAGAATCGCCATTGGTGCAGCAAGAGGGTTGGCTATAATCCACGAAGCAGACGACGGGAAGTTTGTCCACGGTAACATCAAATCCTCCAATATCTTCACGAACTCGAAATGCTACGGCTGCATCTGCGATCTCGGCTTAACACACATCACGAAATCTCTCCCGCAGACTACCTTACGTTCTTCGGGTTACCACGCACCTGAGATAACAGATACAAGAAAGTCCACACAGTTCTCTGATGTATACAGCTTCGGGGTGGTGTTACTCGAGCTTCTAACAGGGAAATCACCCGCGAGTCCGCTATCACTAGACGAAAACATGGACTTGGCGAGCTGGATAAGGTCAGTGGTGTCGAAAGAGTGGACAGGAGAAGTATTCGATAATGAGCTAATGATGCAAATGGGTATAGAAGAAGAGTTGGTTGAGATGTTGCAAATAGGTTTGGCTTGTGTTGCCTTAAAACCTCAAGATCGACCTCATATAACACACATTGTAAAATTGATACAAGACATTCCAACAAACTTCAATCTTTAA
- a CDS encoding Mitochondrial outer membrane translocase complex, subunit Tom7 (Mitochondrial outer membrane translocase complex, subunit Tom7; FUNCTIONS IN: protein transporter activity, P-P-bond-hydrolysis-driven protein transmembrane transporter activity; INVOLVED IN: intracellular protein transport; LOCATED IN: mitochondrial outer membrane; EXPRESSED IN: 23 plant structures; EXPRESSED DURING: 13 growth stages; CONTAINS InterPro DOMAIN/s: Mitochondrial outer membrane translocase complex, subunit Tom7 (InterPro:IPR012621); BEST Arabidopsis thaliana protein match is: translocase of outer membrane 7 kDa subunit 2 (TAIR:AT1G64220.1); Has 30201 Blast hits to 17322 proteins in 780 species: Archae - 12; Bacteria - 1396; Metazoa - 17338; Fungi - 3422; Plants - 5037; Viruses - 0; Other Eukaryotes - 2996 (source: NCBI BLink).), whose amino-acid sequence MESTISLKVNKGKGKGSKGASSSDDKSKFDVVKEWTNWSLKKAKVVTHYGFIPLVIFVGMNSDPKPHLFQLLSPV is encoded by the coding sequence ATGGAGTCTACAATATCGTTGAAGGTCAACAAAGGAAAAGGCAAAGGATCAAAGGGAGCTTCCTCTTCCGATGACAAATCCAAGTTTGATGTCGTTAAGGAATGGACCAATTGGTCATTGAAGAAGGCTAAAGTCGTCACTCACTATGGCTTCATCCCTCTGGTCATCTTCGTCGGCATGAACTCCGATCCCAAACCTCATCTCTTCCAGCTCCTTAGCCCTGTCTGA